A stretch of the Thalassotalea euphylliae genome encodes the following:
- a CDS encoding ABC transporter permease encodes MTTSEGQPSWATNALRWLSNHIKAIVLPIVGIAIFLIIWSFAASKIDTSLGKFPGPTAVATQVVNLYQEHNTEREKEAAFYQRQEERNAKRVAKDPNYVPKIRAYTGKETFIDQIGTSLITVMSGFAVAAAIAIPLGIAIGLSKNLNTAINPIIQIFKPVSPLAWLPLVTMVVSAVYVSPEPMFAKSFLNSMITVTLCCLWPMVINTSVGVSAINSDWNNVSRVLRLPSLVHVQKIVLPASIPAIFTGMRLSLGIAWMVLIAAEMLAQNPGLGKFVWDEFQNGSSQSLSRIMTAVFVIGFIGFLLDRGMLQLQRIVSWDKASANR; translated from the coding sequence AAAGCTATTGTTTTGCCAATAGTTGGTATTGCGATTTTCCTGATAATTTGGTCGTTTGCTGCCAGTAAAATTGATACGTCGTTAGGCAAGTTCCCAGGCCCAACGGCAGTGGCGACTCAGGTGGTCAATTTATATCAAGAGCACAACACAGAACGTGAAAAAGAAGCAGCGTTTTATCAACGTCAAGAAGAGCGCAATGCCAAACGTGTTGCTAAAGATCCGAACTATGTACCTAAAATCCGTGCATATACCGGTAAAGAAACCTTCATCGACCAAATCGGCACTAGCTTAATTACGGTGATGAGCGGTTTTGCTGTCGCGGCGGCTATCGCGATTCCATTAGGCATTGCAATTGGTCTTAGCAAAAACTTGAATACGGCAATTAACCCCATTATTCAAATTTTTAAGCCGGTATCACCGTTAGCGTGGTTGCCACTAGTGACCATGGTGGTTAGCGCGGTATATGTGTCGCCTGAGCCAATGTTTGCCAAGTCATTTCTAAACTCAATGATCACGGTAACCCTGTGTTGCTTGTGGCCAATGGTGATTAACACCTCTGTGGGCGTATCAGCTATTAACTCTGATTGGAACAATGTTAGCCGAGTATTGCGCTTACCCAGCCTAGTACACGTGCAAAAGATTGTACTACCAGCGTCAATTCCTGCCATTTTCACGGGTATGCGTTTATCACTGGGTATTGCTTGGATGGTGTTAATCGCGGCAGAAATGCTGGCGCAAAACCCAGGTCTTGGCAAATTTGTTTGGGATGAATTCCAAAATGGTAGCTCGCAAAGCTTAAGTCGCATTATGACCGCCGTATTTGTTATTGGCTTTATCGGCTTCTTGCTTGACCGCGGCATGTTACAACTGCAACGCATTGTCTCTTGGGACAAAGCCAGCGCAAATCGTTAA
- a CDS encoding ABC transporter ATP-binding protein: MSILLDISKIDMVFPTPKGDFTALKEVDLKINKGEFISLIGHSGCGKSTVLNVVAGLYQATKGGVLLNNKEVTEPGPERAVVFQNHSLLPWLTAYQNVELAVKQVFKKKMAPGEMKEWIEHNLKLVHMDHAMHKRPDEISGGMKQRVGIARALAMQPEVLLMDEPFGALDALTRAHMQDSLMEIQDELNNTVIMITHDVDEAVLLSDRIVMMTNGPAATIGEILDVNLPRPRNRLALAQDVEYNRLRSAVLTFLYEKQRKVETIGQKADDSTTVKSNKENMKKHDVA, encoded by the coding sequence ATGAGCATTTTACTTGATATCAGCAAAATCGACATGGTATTTCCAACGCCTAAAGGAGACTTTACCGCGCTAAAGGAAGTGGATTTAAAAATTAACAAAGGTGAATTTATCTCGTTAATTGGCCACTCTGGTTGCGGTAAGTCTACGGTACTAAACGTAGTGGCGGGTTTATATCAAGCTACTAAAGGTGGTGTGCTGCTTAACAACAAAGAAGTGACGGAACCTGGCCCAGAGCGCGCCGTTGTGTTTCAAAACCACTCTTTGTTGCCTTGGCTAACGGCTTATCAAAACGTTGAACTTGCGGTAAAGCAGGTATTCAAGAAAAAAATGGCACCTGGCGAGATGAAAGAGTGGATAGAGCACAATTTGAAACTCGTTCATATGGATCACGCGATGCACAAACGCCCAGATGAAATTTCTGGCGGTATGAAGCAACGCGTTGGAATCGCTCGTGCGCTGGCTATGCAACCAGAAGTACTCTTGATGGATGAACCGTTTGGTGCATTGGATGCGCTAACCCGTGCACATATGCAAGATTCATTGATGGAAATACAAGACGAACTCAACAATACCGTGATTATGATCACCCATGATGTTGATGAGGCTGTGTTGCTATCAGATCGCATTGTCATGATGACCAATGGTCCTGCGGCCACAATTGGTGAAATTCTTGATGTGAACTTACCAAGACCAAGAAACCGCTTGGCACTAGCGCAAGATGTTGAATATAACCGACTTCGCTCCGCTGTATTAACTTTCCTTTATGAAAAACAACGAAAAGTCGAAACCATTGGCCAAAAGGCAGATGACTCGACAACGGTTAAATCGAACAAAGAAAACATGAAAAAACATGACGTGGCGTAA